From a single Oceanobacillus kimchii X50 genomic region:
- a CDS encoding GntR family transcriptional regulator, which yields MKPKYQVIIDDMKSKIISGEYNVLEKIPTESALQHRYNVSRHTVRKAILELSNEGFLRSEKGSGTYVSNLYQSKLSGNTSNKKTIGVITTYISDYIFPSIIRGIERRLNEDNYSLLLASTNNDVEQEKKALEMMLSYGVDGLIVEPTKSNLYNPNISYYLLLMEQDIPFVMINAYYEELDVPFLRLDDVQSSYLATKELISKGHRQIGLISKEDDLQGKYRMKGYIKALGETKLRFQPENVFSYNTETKANLSNDLKDFISENRDFLTAIVCYNDEVGLVVANLCKQLGISIPEELSIIGQDNSYIAQNANIKLTTLTHPQEQMGNDAADWVIRKLQGKKDLPKEHYYQPDLIKGETIKEID from the coding sequence ATGAAACCTAAGTATCAAGTCATCATAGACGATATGAAAAGTAAAATTATTTCAGGAGAATACAATGTATTAGAAAAAATTCCTACAGAATCCGCCTTGCAACATAGGTATAATGTAAGTCGTCACACTGTCCGTAAAGCTATTCTAGAATTGTCTAATGAAGGGTTTTTACGAAGTGAAAAAGGATCCGGCACTTATGTAAGCAACCTTTATCAATCTAAACTTAGCGGAAATACTAGTAACAAAAAAACAATTGGTGTAATTACGACTTACATCTCTGATTATATTTTTCCATCGATTATTCGAGGCATTGAACGTAGACTAAATGAAGATAATTATTCTTTACTATTAGCTAGTACAAACAATGATGTAGAACAAGAAAAAAAAGCATTAGAGATGATGCTATCTTATGGAGTAGATGGCTTAATTGTTGAACCAACGAAGAGTAATTTATATAACCCAAATATATCCTATTATTTATTACTTATGGAGCAAGATATTCCTTTCGTTATGATTAATGCTTATTATGAAGAATTGGATGTACCATTTTTACGTTTAGATGATGTACAATCCAGTTATCTCGCAACCAAAGAGTTGATTTCAAAAGGACATAGACAGATTGGTCTTATTTCAAAAGAGGATGATTTACAAGGAAAGTACCGGATGAAAGGGTATATTAAAGCTCTTGGAGAAACAAAATTGCGTTTTCAACCTGAAAATGTGTTCTCTTACAATACAGAAACAAAAGCAAACTTATCTAATGACTTAAAAGATTTTATTAGTGAGAATAGAGATTTTTTAACTGCAATTGTATGCTATAACGATGAGGTTGGTTTAGTTGTTGCCAATTTATGTAAACAGCTCGGGATATCCATCCCAGAGGAATTATCTATTATTGGACAGGACAATTCATATATTGCTCAAAATGCGAATATCAAACTTACAACCTTGACGCACCCCCAAGAACAAATGGGAAATGATGCAGCAGACTGGGTTATTAGGAAATTACAAGGAAAGAAAGACTTACCTAAAGAGCATTATTATCAACCAGATTTAATTAAAGGGGAAACTATAAAAGAAATAGATTAA
- the solA gene encoding N-methyl-L-tryptophan oxidase: MIYDIAIIGAGSMGLSAGYYLSKAGKTVALIDSNDPPHTEGSHHGETRIIRHAYGEGAAYVPLALRSQELWNDLNQTFNQDVFHQTGVLNIGPENSVFLHNVIQSARQYNLQTEILSAEQINNRWPGYHLPNHLMGVYEINSGVLMSENALQTYRELATALGATIYTNTCIHRLDVTNQRITIHSSSNTIKAKQLIITAGKGTNQILSLLGYQLPLFPIRKTFSWFSAAESIYHSDIFPAWSFDNGNETYYGFPSIDKAGIKVGRHDGGQPVKADEPLKKFGTYSEDEQDVSQFVHRYMSPELQHRQGKVCTYTNTPDGNFIIDRLPNYQHVLVACGFSGHGFKFSSGVGELLSQLAIRGKTSLDISHFSLNRFA, translated from the coding sequence TTGATTTATGACATTGCAATTATTGGAGCAGGATCAATGGGATTATCAGCAGGATACTATCTTTCAAAAGCTGGAAAAACGGTAGCACTTATTGACTCGAATGATCCACCTCATACAGAAGGTTCTCATCATGGAGAAACCCGTATTATACGACATGCATATGGTGAGGGCGCAGCATATGTACCTTTGGCATTGAGGTCGCAAGAATTGTGGAACGACCTTAATCAAACGTTTAATCAAGATGTGTTCCACCAAACAGGTGTATTAAATATAGGACCGGAGAATTCTGTATTTTTACATAATGTGATACAATCTGCTCGTCAATATAATTTACAAACTGAGATTCTATCAGCAGAGCAAATAAATAATAGATGGCCAGGATATCACTTACCAAATCATTTAATGGGGGTTTATGAAATTAATTCTGGAGTGTTAATGAGTGAAAATGCCCTTCAGACTTATCGAGAACTTGCTACAGCACTTGGCGCTACAATTTATACAAATACATGTATTCACCGTTTGGATGTAACGAATCAACGCATCACAATTCATTCATCTAGTAATACGATTAAAGCAAAACAGCTTATCATAACTGCTGGGAAAGGAACGAATCAAATCCTATCCTTACTTGGCTATCAGCTTCCGTTATTTCCAATACGTAAAACGTTCTCGTGGTTCTCAGCAGCCGAATCTATTTATCATTCTGATATCTTTCCTGCTTGGTCCTTTGATAATGGAAACGAAACATATTACGGCTTCCCGAGTATTGATAAAGCTGGTATAAAAGTTGGCAGACATGATGGTGGCCAACCTGTGAAGGCAGATGAACCTTTGAAAAAATTTGGTACATATTCCGAAGACGAACAAGATGTCAGCCAATTTGTTCATCGATATATGTCTCCTGAATTACAGCATAGACAAGGAAAAGTATGCACTTATACGAATACACCAGATGGCAATTTCATCATAGATCGACTTCCAAACTATCAACATGTACTAGTCGCTTGTGGGTTCTCTGGTCACGGATTCAAATTTAGCAGCGGCGTAGGAGAATTATTGAGTCAATTAGCCATTCGAGGAAAAACTAGTTTGGATATATCCCATTTTTCTTTAAATAGATTCGCATGA
- the queE gene encoding 7-carboxy-7-deazaguanine synthase QueE: MKIPVLEIFGPTIQGEGMVIGRKTMFVRTAGCDYSCSWCDSKFTWDGSEKDSIQMLEPAEIFDSLKEVGGNKFGHVTISGGNPGLLKQIDSLVDLLHQHQIEVALETQGSRWQNWFTKIDDLTLSPKPPSSGMKINFTTLDYIIERLHKEQDGHFSLKVVIFDEEDLAYAEQIHERYPSVTLFLQVGNDNLEANENESLLSDLLEKYEKLIDRVMENKLLKDVRVLPQLHTYLWGNKRGV; this comes from the coding sequence ATGAAGATTCCTGTTTTAGAAATATTCGGTCCTACTATTCAAGGGGAAGGTATGGTCATTGGCAGAAAAACGATGTTTGTGCGTACTGCAGGCTGTGATTATTCCTGTTCTTGGTGTGATTCTAAATTTACATGGGATGGATCGGAAAAAGACTCGATTCAAATGTTGGAACCAGCAGAAATTTTTGATTCTTTAAAAGAAGTAGGAGGCAACAAATTTGGCCACGTAACGATTTCAGGTGGAAACCCTGGATTATTGAAGCAAATAGATAGTTTGGTCGATTTATTGCATCAACACCAAATAGAAGTCGCTCTGGAAACACAGGGAAGTAGATGGCAAAATTGGTTTACAAAAATAGATGATCTAACATTATCTCCTAAGCCACCAAGTTCAGGAATGAAAATTAATTTTACTACGCTTGATTACATTATTGAGAGATTACATAAGGAACAAGATGGACATTTTAGTTTGAAAGTCGTTATTTTTGATGAAGAGGATTTGGCCTACGCAGAACAAATACATGAAAGATATCCATCTGTTACATTATTTCTACAGGTAGGAAATGATAATCTAGAAGCGAATGAGAATGAAAGCTTATTATCTGATCTATTGGAGAAATATGAGAAATTGATCGATCGTGTGATGGAAAATAAGTTACTTAAGGATGTTCGAGTATTACCACAATTACACACTTATTTGTGGGGGAACAAGCGGGGGGTTTAA
- a CDS encoding 6-pyruvoyl trahydropterin synthase family protein: MMQQIYPVIPHSYAYELNKDFHFSAAHYIPQDQAGKCQQMHGHTYFTNITVVGDELDETGFLVNFKQIKDLIHKRFDHGVINHDSAFSDEQAIDFPTTEVVSRKIYEIIQDYLDGLQNKPKCIQVYLRETPTSYCIYRPRGEKST; this comes from the coding sequence ATGATGCAACAAATATATCCTGTTATCCCCCATTCGTATGCTTATGAACTTAATAAGGATTTTCATTTTTCAGCAGCTCATTATATTCCACAAGATCAAGCAGGTAAGTGTCAACAAATGCATGGACACACGTATTTTACAAATATAACAGTTGTTGGAGATGAACTCGATGAAACTGGATTTTTAGTAAATTTTAAACAGATTAAGGATTTGATTCATAAACGCTTTGATCATGGAGTAATCAATCATGATTCTGCTTTTTCAGATGAACAAGCAATTGACTTTCCAACCACAGAAGTAGTCTCTCGTAAAATTTATGAAATCATTCAGGATTATTTAGATGGTTTGCAAAATAAACCGAAATGTATACAGGTTTATTTACGAGAAACTCCTACTAGTTACTGTATCTATCGTCCGAGAGGGGAGAAATCAACATGA
- a CDS encoding winged helix-turn-helix transcriptional regulator, translating into MGHVCNRDFNCEKELTLAVIGGKWKMLILWYLGKEGTKRFNELKSLMPNITQRMLVNQLRELESDFIVHREVYPVVPPKVEYSLTERGETLMPILEAMYDWGKDYKDFLEDHLDRSKENSTNNT; encoded by the coding sequence ATGGGACATGTTTGCAATAGAGATTTCAACTGTGAAAAAGAATTAACATTAGCAGTAATTGGCGGTAAGTGGAAAATGCTAATTCTTTGGTATTTAGGAAAAGAAGGTACGAAGCGATTTAACGAGTTGAAATCACTCATGCCTAATATTACCCAGCGTATGCTCGTAAATCAGCTTCGAGAATTAGAATCTGACTTTATTGTTCATCGTGAAGTTTATCCCGTCGTACCTCCGAAAGTAGAATATTCGCTGACGGAACGAGGAGAAACATTAATGCCGATATTAGAAGCAATGTATGATTGGGGTAAAGATTACAAAGATTTTTTAGAAGACCATCTAGATCGTTCTAAAGAAAATTCAACGAATAACACATAA
- the hxlA gene encoding 3-hexulose-6-phosphate synthase, with the protein MKLQLALDLVNIPEAIELVKEVESYIDIVEIGTPVVINEGLKAVKEMKAAFPNLTVLADLKIMDAAGYEVSQASQAGADIITILGTAEDQSIKGAVEEAKKHNKKILVDMIAVKDIETRAKELDELGVDYICVHTGYDLQAVGKNSFEDLATIKSVVKQAQTAIAGGIKQETLTEVIKHQPDLIIVGGGITSKEDKQAVAREMKELIQLG; encoded by the coding sequence ATGAAATTACAACTAGCATTAGATCTTGTCAACATTCCAGAAGCAATCGAATTAGTAAAGGAAGTTGAATCATATATTGACATCGTAGAAATTGGCACACCCGTCGTTATTAATGAAGGACTTAAAGCAGTAAAAGAAATGAAGGCTGCTTTCCCGAACTTAACGGTATTAGCTGATCTCAAAATTATGGATGCAGCTGGATATGAAGTAAGTCAAGCTTCTCAAGCAGGAGCTGATATTATTACAATTCTTGGTACAGCCGAAGATCAATCGATCAAAGGAGCCGTGGAAGAAGCAAAAAAACATAACAAAAAGATCCTTGTCGATATGATTGCCGTAAAAGATATTGAAACACGTGCAAAAGAATTAGATGAACTAGGTGTAGATTACATCTGTGTACACACTGGCTATGATTTACAAGCTGTAGGTAAGAACTCTTTTGAAGATCTTGCAACCATTAAAAGTGTTGTTAAACAAGCCCAAACAGCTATCGCAGGCGGAATCAAGCAAGAAACACTTACAGAAGTAATTAAGCACCAACCCGACCTCATCATTGTAGGTGGCGGAATCACAAGCAAAGAAGATAAACAAGCCGTTGCTCGTGAAATGAAAGAATTAATCCAATTAGGATAG
- the hxlB gene encoding 6-phospho-3-hexuloisomerase, with protein sequence MKTTQYASEIIQELSQSIRLISDNESEKLIDSITESNKIFVAGAGRSGFMGKSFVMRMMHMGIDAYVVGETVTANLEENDLLIIGSGSGETKTLVSIAEKAKNFRGTVAVVTTAPESTIGKLADIVVHLPGATKNHTENNYQTIQPMGSLFEQTMMLFYDALILKFMNKKGLDSQTMYGKHANLE encoded by the coding sequence ATGAAAACAACACAGTATGCTTCTGAAATCATACAGGAATTAAGCCAGTCAATCCGGTTAATTTCTGATAATGAATCAGAGAAATTAATAGATAGTATCACAGAATCTAATAAAATTTTTGTCGCTGGTGCCGGAAGATCTGGGTTTATGGGAAAATCTTTTGTGATGAGAATGATGCATATGGGAATTGATGCATATGTAGTGGGAGAAACCGTAACTGCTAATTTAGAAGAAAACGACTTGTTAATTATCGGATCAGGTTCAGGAGAAACAAAAACCTTAGTTTCCATCGCTGAAAAAGCCAAAAACTTTAGGGGCACGGTTGCGGTAGTAACTACTGCACCGGAATCCACAATTGGAAAGTTAGCAGATATTGTAGTTCATTTACCCGGAGCTACGAAAAATCACACAGAAAATAATTACCAAACTATCCAACCAATGGGCTCTCTTTTTGAGCAAACAATGATGTTATTTTACGATGCTCTAATTCTGAAGTTTATGAACAAAAAAGGATTAGATTCTCAGACCATGTACGGCAAGCACGCAAATCTCGAATAA
- a CDS encoding DeoR/GlpR family DNA-binding transcription regulator produces MYQEERLLSILDYLKENKRISVEQICSLFNISRDTARRDLVKLEEESKIVRTRGGALLPSIHTEIKNYSHRLNIVSDEKKVIGKKAASLIYPGDRIILDASTTVQSCAEHINNTECTIITNSINQAEVLSSNSNINIQLLGGILEKEHRYVYGSSVIDKLSEYNVDKVFIGVVGISESGLTIAHEEDGAVKRKMIQQAKQVIALADNTKLGNTDFFRFADLQDIDLLITDKTPPQAFRELLHKHHVELLTAEINDQGDE; encoded by the coding sequence TTGTATCAAGAAGAAAGATTGTTATCTATATTGGATTATTTAAAAGAAAATAAAAGAATTTCCGTTGAACAAATATGTTCACTTTTCAATATATCGAGAGATACTGCGCGTAGAGATCTGGTGAAGCTTGAAGAAGAAAGCAAAATTGTGCGCACTCGTGGTGGAGCTCTCCTCCCTTCCATCCATACAGAAATTAAAAATTACTCCCATCGACTAAACATTGTTTCAGATGAGAAAAAGGTGATTGGTAAAAAAGCAGCATCGTTAATTTATCCGGGTGACAGGATAATCTTAGATGCTTCAACTACAGTACAATCATGTGCTGAGCATATTAACAATACCGAATGTACGATAATCACCAATTCTATTAATCAAGCAGAAGTATTATCCTCTAATTCAAATATCAATATTCAGTTGTTAGGTGGGATTTTGGAAAAAGAGCATCGATATGTATATGGCTCTTCTGTAATAGATAAACTTTCCGAATACAATGTAGATAAAGTTTTTATTGGAGTTGTAGGTATCTCTGAAAGTGGATTAACAATTGCACATGAAGAAGATGGTGCAGTGAAAAGAAAAATGATACAACAGGCTAAGCAGGTAATCGCATTAGCTGACAATACTAAATTAGGAAATACGGATTTTTTCCGATTTGCGGATTTACAAGATATTGATTTATTAATTACAGATAAAACACCGCCACAAGCATTTAGGGAATTGCTGCATAAACATCATGTTGAACTTTTAACAGCAGAGATTAATGATCAAGGAGATGAATGA
- a CDS encoding Cof-type HAD-IIB family hydrolase codes for MVNLIAVDLDGTLLNERNEISKTNLESIKSAQANGVEVVIATGRAHFDVQSIFETTGINTWIIGANGATIHRPNGELFHSTSINKNDAIDVLRWLEQENFYYEILSNQSIFTPKKGRDLLAVEIDKVISANKEVSIDDLQAAVNKQFSQYGFSVIDSYQDLIDYDIDFYNVLAFSFHQEKLQKGWAHFEQFEGLSIVKSAQNNFELEHKNASKGNALKMLTNKLNVDLTNTAAVGDSFNDISMLKLAGRSAAMGNAPKEIQDYCNEITLSNTEDGVAHFIYSLI; via the coding sequence ATGGTGAATTTAATTGCCGTAGACTTAGATGGTACACTACTTAACGAACGGAATGAAATCAGTAAGACAAACTTAGAGTCGATTAAATCTGCTCAGGCCAACGGAGTAGAAGTAGTAATTGCTACTGGGAGAGCACATTTTGACGTTCAATCTATTTTTGAAACAACTGGAATAAATACCTGGATTATTGGTGCGAATGGTGCAACGATACATCGACCAAATGGAGAATTATTTCATTCTACATCCATAAACAAGAATGATGCTATTGATGTTCTCCGTTGGCTGGAGCAAGAAAATTTTTATTACGAAATTCTTAGTAACCAATCTATATTTACTCCTAAAAAAGGCAGAGATCTTTTAGCCGTTGAAATAGACAAGGTAATTAGTGCAAATAAAGAAGTTAGCATCGATGATCTTCAAGCAGCTGTGAATAAACAATTTAGTCAATATGGTTTTTCGGTTATCGATTCTTATCAAGATTTGATTGATTATGATATTGACTTTTATAATGTTCTGGCTTTTTCATTTCACCAAGAGAAACTTCAAAAAGGTTGGGCACATTTTGAGCAGTTTGAGGGTTTATCAATTGTAAAATCTGCTCAAAATAACTTTGAACTAGAGCACAAGAATGCTTCAAAAGGAAATGCACTTAAAATGCTTACAAATAAGTTGAATGTAGATTTAACCAATACAGCTGCAGTAGGTGATAGCTTTAACGATATATCTATGTTAAAACTAGCTGGAAGAAGTGCAGCAATGGGGAATGCTCCTAAAGAAATACAAGATTATTGTAATGAAATTACCCTTTCAAATACTGAAGATGGAGTTGCACACTTCATCTATTCCTTAATTTAG
- a CDS encoding LXG domain-containing protein produces the protein MKVIKVDEVIGGLEKIIDIKTKEKEQILSIRDGLNKIIDLNDALKGEGGDAIKEHFMTLHFPAVTLFNLFLEEYIKVLEQIKKLVLSFENENGVVREEFIESDIKNGLTRLEDLTHEIVNDINSHYNEVSDLVPNSSVRTSQFDYQIASTRTVLSDTLTKFADLDENSTSNLQSSSASLDEISAFISKIKGWTKNGVFLTSSQIEEVEDYFLESNVIQDMIDSATKLSVEQGDSTIQGEIATWLSNLGKFNGAYNVAKGALAFQILNSGMLTMEKDGKGNFIVRATDAWTQNKSGKYNSKLAERVYKLLQYGDKNSINPLKRYIGKAGRSPSGVLREIIGLNSATNRIGFGKIADSYSSSVLVFDKNELKNYGMKVDVKGTANQLSTQGGLAKFAKRIPYVGIAFSIGTNSGEYYSDENKHKSGAEKTGRFAAGIGLDAGVAGVTTVGAGIGTLICPGVGTIIGGAVGAGVGIVGSWLAEDTVKDWGESAGRWVDDRYEDVKDWGNDAVDWVEEKSEKLVSSVGDFVSGIFN, from the coding sequence ATGAAAGTAATCAAAGTTGATGAGGTTATAGGTGGTTTAGAAAAGATCATTGATATAAAAACAAAAGAAAAAGAGCAAATTCTAAGCATCCGTGATGGATTGAATAAGATAATAGATCTTAATGATGCGTTGAAGGGAGAGGGAGGAGATGCAATTAAAGAACATTTTATGACATTGCACTTTCCTGCTGTCACTCTATTTAACTTGTTTTTGGAAGAGTATATCAAAGTATTGGAGCAGATAAAGAAATTAGTTCTTTCATTTGAAAATGAGAACGGTGTTGTGCGTGAAGAGTTTATAGAGAGTGATATAAAGAATGGTTTAACGAGATTAGAAGATTTAACACATGAAATTGTAAATGATATTAACAGTCATTATAATGAAGTCAGTGACTTGGTCCCTAATAGTTCTGTGAGAACATCTCAATTTGATTATCAAATAGCAAGTACACGAACTGTACTAAGCGATACACTAACTAAATTTGCTGATCTGGATGAGAATAGCACTTCAAATTTACAAAGTTCCTCAGCTTCATTGGATGAAATATCAGCTTTTATTTCAAAGATTAAGGGCTGGACTAAAAATGGGGTGTTTTTAACTTCATCTCAGATTGAAGAAGTAGAAGATTATTTCTTAGAGTCAAATGTAATACAAGATATGATTGATAGTGCAACCAAACTATCCGTTGAACAAGGAGATTCGACTATACAAGGAGAGATAGCAACCTGGTTATCTAATTTAGGTAAGTTCAATGGTGCATATAATGTAGCGAAAGGCGCTCTTGCTTTTCAAATTTTAAATAGCGGTATGCTTACAATGGAGAAAGACGGTAAAGGAAACTTTATTGTAAGAGCAACCGATGCTTGGACACAAAACAAGAGTGGAAAATATAATTCAAAATTAGCAGAGAGAGTCTACAAGTTATTGCAATATGGAGACAAAAATTCCATTAATCCTTTAAAACGTTATATTGGAAAAGCGGGTAGATCTCCTAGTGGTGTACTTAGAGAAATTATAGGCTTAAATAGTGCTACGAACAGAATAGGTTTTGGGAAAATAGCAGATAGTTATTCTTCTAGTGTTTTAGTATTTGATAAAAATGAACTAAAGAATTATGGAATGAAAGTGGATGTTAAAGGAACCGCAAATCAATTATCAACACAAGGTGGTTTAGCTAAATTTGCTAAAAGAATTCCTTATGTTGGAATAGCGTTTTCCATTGGTACGAATTCAGGGGAGTATTATAGTGATGAAAATAAACATAAATCGGGTGCTGAAAAAACAGGAAGGTTTGCAGCAGGCATAGGTTTAGATGCAGGGGTTGCAGGGGTTACGACGGTAGGTGCAGGTATAGGGACATTGATTTGTCCAGGAGTCGGTACTATAATAGGTGGCGCAGTTGGAGCCGGAGTTGGTATTGTCGGTTCATGGCTTGCTGAAGATACTGTGAAAGATTGGGGAGAAAGTGCTGGTCGTTGGGTTGATGATCGTTATGAAGATGTAAAAGATTGGGGTAATGATGCTGTAGATTGGGTTGAAGAAAAATCAGAAAAACTAGTATCCAGTGTAGGTGATTTTGTTTCCGGTATTTTTAATTAA
- a CDS encoding YwqI/YxiC family protein, translated as MPEIKVDPDKVTPILNNLKRKTEDLETSNPNPTFSTSDLDLLIKIQSIEENYYSTLNNYKDALIKVESSVDEAVQAYVETDENLAKQIGPLPVK; from the coding sequence ATGCCAGAGATTAAAGTTGACCCGGATAAAGTAACACCTATATTAAACAATTTAAAAAGAAAAACAGAAGATTTAGAAACTAGCAATCCAAATCCGACATTTTCAACATCTGATTTAGACTTACTAATAAAGATTCAGTCGATTGAGGAAAACTACTATTCTACATTAAATAATTATAAGGATGCACTGATTAAAGTAGAATCCAGTGTAGATGAAGCTGTTCAAGCTTACGTAGAAACTGATGAAAATCTTGCGAAACAAATAGGACCTCTTCCTGTTAAATAA
- a CDS encoding YwqH-like family protein, whose protein sequence is MDASFQISQLTSEISNYNATIQANNEKINRLENSYTKILGDQDELSMQKGEANRPEITTDLWHGKHANDFMNKRESIKKEYNNIMNNDVNVLLDNISEAIRQLKSTNANLSSLIETNQNRIRTLRQMEED, encoded by the coding sequence ATGGATGCTTCTTTTCAAATAAGTCAGTTAACAAGTGAAATCTCAAATTATAATGCTACGATACAAGCAAATAATGAAAAAATTAATCGGCTTGAAAACTCGTATACAAAAATATTAGGAGATCAAGATGAACTCAGTATGCAAAAAGGAGAGGCTAATCGCCCTGAAATAACAACGGATTTATGGCATGGAAAACATGCCAATGACTTTATGAATAAAAGGGAAAGTATTAAAAAGGAATATAACAATATAATGAATAACGATGTTAACGTGCTACTTGATAATATTTCTGAGGCAATTAGGCAATTAAAGAGTACGAATGCAAATTTATCTAGTTTAATTGAAACGAATCAAAATAGGATTCGTACATTAAGACAAATGGAGGAGGATTGA
- the kduI gene encoding 5-dehydro-4-deoxy-D-glucuronate isomerase, producing the protein MEIRYATNPRDFKNYDNERVREDFLINNLFEKGNINMVYSHYDRLIVGGAVPISSPLRLEDKETLKTEFFLERREVGFFNISNSKGKITVDGEVYELDHRDCLYVGKGNKNILIESIDSNNPAKIYIVSATAHKNYPTQKKSLQEATHRHLGDDAQSNKRDLYQFIHADGIQSCQLMMGMTFLSENNMWNTMPPHVHDRRMEAYLYFDLEEDEKIMHFMGKPNDTRNIIVSNEQAVLSPPWSIHSGVGTKNYTFIWAMAGENYTFDDMDHVDKNELK; encoded by the coding sequence ATGGAAATAAGATATGCAACAAATCCAAGAGATTTTAAAAATTATGATAATGAGCGAGTTAGAGAGGATTTTTTAATAAACAATCTTTTTGAAAAAGGAAATATAAATATGGTCTATTCTCACTATGATCGTTTAATTGTTGGGGGCGCTGTTCCAATAAGCTCTCCTTTACGGTTAGAAGATAAAGAAACGTTGAAAACAGAATTCTTTTTAGAGAGAAGAGAGGTAGGCTTCTTTAATATTTCAAATAGTAAAGGGAAAATTACTGTCGATGGTGAAGTATATGAGTTAGATCATAGAGATTGTTTATATGTAGGAAAAGGAAATAAAAACATTTTAATTGAAAGTATAGATTCAAATAATCCAGCAAAAATTTATATCGTTTCTGCAACTGCTCATAAGAATTATCCTACTCAAAAAAAATCTTTACAAGAAGCAACTCATAGACACTTGGGAGATGACGCCCAATCGAATAAACGAGATCTTTATCAATTTATACATGCAGATGGAATTCAAAGTTGTCAATTAATGATGGGGATGACTTTCTTATCAGAAAATAATATGTGGAATACCATGCCGCCGCATGTTCATGACAGAAGAATGGAGGCTTATTTATACTTTGATTTAGAAGAAGACGAAAAGATAATGCATTTTATGGGCAAGCCAAATGATACACGGAATATTATAGTATCAAATGAGCAAGCGGTTCTTTCACCACCATGGTCTATTCACTCAGGTGTTGGAACTAAAAATTATACATTTATTTGGGCAATGGCCGGTGAAAATTATACCTTTGATGATATGGATCATGTAGACAAGAACGAGCTAAAATAA